Below is a window of Suttonella indologenes DNA.
GCTTACCGCATTGCCGGCATTTGGTATCGTTGCTGATGATTTTGTCTGCCGTCTTTTTTGACCTGTTTTGAGCCACAGAAAAAGCATTTTTTGTGTTCAAAGCTTTTGACCTCGCTAAAAGCCTTACAGAATAAGGTTTTTCAAACTTTTTAGCACCTAAAATGTCCCTTGCCCGAAATTCATCAAAAGTTTTTCCATTAACAGCAGCATTCATACCTGCTAAGATGTTTCCAGCATCTCTCAATGAAATATATTTACCCTGAAATAAAATCCATGATATGAACCAGCACCAGGATAATTGCTTTTATATCGTATTCTCCTCCTGGAAGACTTTTTCTAGCAACAGTAGTATCCCATTGACCCCATGCTTTATCATTAAGTTGATAGATATATGGTTCTATATTTTCCCCAAAATGTATGATACCAAAAGATTTCCCTGATTCTGGACTAGTAAATGAGTCCTGCCACATTACTTGACCTACAACTTTTTTGGGTGAATTATACAATTCATCAAAGTCTGTCAAATTAGGACAATTATTTCTAGCAATAGGGTAGCAAACATAATCATATTGATAGATATTGTAGTCATCATTAGGAATATTACGGATAACTACCCGTTTTTATCAACATAAAGGCTATTATTCTCCACCGCACTTTGCGCATTCAGGCTGCCTTGCGCTGCATCTGTTGCGCTGTTGCCCACTGCTGCACCGTAGCTGTACCCAATAAATTTGTAATCGCTGTTACAGTCTCTTTCTCTTCTGCCGTTAAGTCGCTGCCTTTGTCTTTGCCATATAACCATTTACTGATGTAAGGCGCAACCGCCTCCGCACCACCTGCACTCAATGCGCCTGCTAGGGCGTTATTGTCTCCTGCTGCTGCAACCGCTGCGCCCAGTATCGCATGGGCCAGCACATGAGCAGCTTGTTGTTTTTCTGTTAATTTGCCATCAGCATTATCTTTAGCTAATTCTTTGAATTTTTGACCAATTTCATATGAAATCATCGGCGAAACAGTCGCTGCTGCAATACCTACGCCACTTTGCGTAGGCGCA
It encodes the following:
- a CDS encoding VENN motif pre-toxin domain-containing protein, which gives rise to MGNSATDAAQGSLNAQSAVENNSLYVDKNG